Proteins from one Coffea arabica cultivar ET-39 chromosome 8c, Coffea Arabica ET-39 HiFi, whole genome shotgun sequence genomic window:
- the LOC113704258 gene encoding vesicle-associated protein 1-2-like: MSAGELLNIEPLELKFPFELKKQISCSFQLSNKTENHVAFKVKTTNPKKYCVRPNTGIVLPRSTCDVIVTMQAQKEAPADLVCRDKFLLQSTVASPGATPKDITGDMFNKESGNLVEECKLKVVYVSPPQPPSPVAEGSEEGSSPRPLIFENGSFGGSEVSRKFVDTYDRSSEARSVISKLTEEKAAAVQHSKRIRQELELLRHDSNKSRGGVSVVIVIIFGLLGIILGYTLKRT; the protein is encoded by the exons ATGAGTGCTGGAGAACTTTTAAACATTGAACCATTGGAGCTCAAGTTCCCTT TTGAGCTGAAGAAGCAGATCTCTTGTTCATTTCAATTATCTAATAAGACAGAAAATCATGTCGCATTTAAG GTCAAAACGACGAATCCCAAAAAATATTGTGTTCGACCAAACACGGGGATTGTCTTGCCGAGATCAACTTGTGATGTGATAG TTACAATGCAAGCGCAAAAGGAAGCTCCTGCTGACTTGGTGTGCAGGGACAAATTTCTGCTCCAGAGCACAGTTGCTAGTCCTGGAGCAACACCGAAAGATATAACTGGAGATATG TTCAACAAAGAGAGCGGAAATCTAGTTGAAGAATGCAAACTAAAAGTTGTTTATGTATCCCCTCCACAACCTCCATCACCAGTTGCAGAAGGATCTGAAGAGGGTTCTTCTCCTAGGCCATTGATATTTGAAAATGGGAGTTTTGGTGGTTCTGAG GTCTCGAGAAAGTTTGTGGATACATATGACAGATCTTCAGAG GCAAGATCTGTCATTTCAAAGTTAACTGAGGAAAAAGCTGCTGCAGTCCAACATAGTAAAAGAATTCGTCAAGAATTG GAACTCTTGAGGCATGACAGCAACAAAAGTCGTGGCGGTGTATCTGTAGTTATTGTCATTATCTTTGGCTTGCTGGGCATCATATTGGGATACACATTGAAAAGGACATAA